The following are encoded together in the uncultured Sphaerochaeta sp. genome:
- the truB gene encoding tRNA pseudouridine(55) synthase TruB, producing the protein MGKKASILLINKKRGLTSFSSLNDIKRTIDPKVGHAGTLDKFAEGLLIVLTGSMTKLNILFSQMDKQYRAHIQFGSETDTLDPEGEVIAESAIPSYETILQAIPSFVGEGEQEPPAYSALHINGKRASKLVRQGKHVVMPKRPITIYTFIPISYEAGVLVADIHVSKGTYIRSIARDLGKACGSRAHLTALTRTSIGPFSLDEAVDAKQTEDLVSSMQYTDVYLKRLETISIFEIPDTELFRVANGGYPHRMTCIKESRDAVYGALYSKDGILRAVSNIQENRLIAQIHPFSGGKQYETV; encoded by the coding sequence ATGGGAAAGAAAGCTAGTATTCTCCTCATCAACAAGAAACGGGGACTGACAAGTTTTTCGAGTCTTAACGATATCAAGCGTACCATAGACCCAAAAGTAGGGCATGCTGGTACGCTTGATAAATTTGCAGAGGGACTCTTGATTGTATTGACAGGCAGTATGACCAAACTGAACATCCTTTTTTCCCAGATGGACAAGCAGTATCGTGCGCACATCCAGTTTGGAAGTGAGACCGACACCCTTGATCCGGAAGGGGAGGTAATAGCAGAATCGGCAATTCCTTCCTATGAAACAATTCTGCAAGCGATTCCTTCGTTTGTAGGGGAAGGAGAGCAGGAGCCTCCTGCCTATAGTGCCTTGCATATCAATGGGAAACGAGCAAGCAAGCTAGTCAGGCAGGGCAAGCATGTGGTCATGCCAAAAAGACCGATCACCATTTATACGTTTATCCCAATCAGCTATGAAGCAGGTGTACTTGTTGCAGATATCCATGTATCAAAAGGCACCTATATCCGAAGTATCGCCAGGGATTTGGGAAAAGCTTGTGGAAGTAGGGCTCACCTCACCGCCTTGACGAGAACCAGCATTGGACCGTTTTCTCTTGATGAAGCGGTAGATGCAAAGCAAACAGAAGACCTTGTATCCTCCATGCAGTATACTGATGTGTATCTGAAAAGACTGGAAACCATCAGTATATTTGAAATCCCTGATACAGAATTGTTTCGTGTAGCCAATGGGGGCTATCCCCATAGGATGACGTGCATCAAGGAGAGTAGGGATGCAGTCTATGGGGCCTTGTATAGCAAGGATGGTATCCTACGGGCCGTATCCAATATTCAGGAAAATCGCCTGATTGCCCAGATACACCCGTTTTCAGGGGGAAAACAGTATGAAACGGTATGA
- a CDS encoding FAD synthetase family protein, with protein MKRYDFMHLSAHPVLWQVPMVVSIGVFDGLHRGHLTILDRTNSLAKENEWESMVITFDKNPKMATKSQPYHSKLTTEAQMQEILANLGVNHMVVIDFSADFSKLTAEEFLTLVCAFCQVKAMVVGEDFRCGAPASSAGPVQLQEYLNRLSPGSFVEVPPFVQTDRSEVVSSTLVRKKLLKGALEEIQSMLGRPYELDLVAHPSKFTEDGLLYRTASFMQLLPMAGVYDAYLTLSDDTKVPVKTIIGNEDLFIIPKAVMWDMKLLRTKRLSLIAKGSSS; from the coding sequence ATGAAACGGTATGATTTCATGCATCTTTCAGCTCATCCGGTCCTCTGGCAGGTGCCCATGGTAGTCTCCATTGGTGTATTCGATGGTCTTCACCGTGGCCACTTGACCATCCTGGATCGTACGAACTCTCTTGCCAAGGAAAATGAGTGGGAGAGTATGGTGATTACCTTCGACAAAAATCCCAAGATGGCAACGAAAAGCCAACCATATCATTCCAAGCTTACCACTGAAGCCCAAATGCAGGAAATCCTTGCCAATCTTGGTGTTAACCATATGGTAGTCATTGACTTTTCTGCTGATTTCAGTAAACTCACAGCTGAGGAGTTCCTAACTTTGGTTTGTGCTTTTTGCCAAGTCAAGGCGATGGTTGTCGGAGAAGATTTCCGCTGCGGTGCCCCGGCGTCAAGTGCCGGACCTGTTCAGCTGCAGGAATATCTGAACCGATTGTCACCTGGGTCATTCGTGGAAGTTCCTCCTTTTGTCCAGACTGACAGAAGTGAGGTTGTTTCAAGCACCTTGGTGCGTAAAAAACTTCTTAAGGGCGCTTTGGAAGAAATCCAAAGTATGCTCGGCAGACCGTATGAGTTGGATTTGGTGGCTCACCCCTCCAAGTTTACTGAAGACGGACTGCTGTACCGTACGGCTTCCTTCATGCAATTGCTGCCGATGGCTGGCGTGTATGATGCCTACCTTACACTTTCGGATGATACGAAGGTCCCTGTGAAAACAATCATAGGTAATGAAGACCTTTTCATTATTCCAAAAGCGGTAATGTGGGATATGAAACTGTTACGTACAAAAAGACTTAGCTTGATAGCTAAGGGGAGTAGTTCATGA
- the rpsO gene encoding 30S ribosomal protein S15 — protein MISKEQKQEIIAKYGGDEKNTGSTQAQIALLTARINDLQIHFKANPKDHAGTRGLLQMVGQRRRLLKYLRNNDIDAYRALIADLGLRK, from the coding sequence ATGATCTCGAAAGAACAGAAACAAGAAATCATCGCAAAGTATGGTGGTGATGAGAAGAACACTGGATCAACTCAGGCACAGATTGCTTTGTTGACCGCCAGAATCAACGACCTGCAGATTCACTTCAAGGCAAATCCTAAGGATCATGCTGGAACTAGAGGGTTGTTGCAGATGGTTGGACAACGCAGACGTCTTCTGAAGTATCTGCGCAACAACGACATCGACGCCTACCGTGCGCTGATTGCAGACCTCGGTCTGAGAAAATAA
- the pnp gene encoding polyribonucleotide nucleotidyltransferase: MEVKKVSVRIGNSDLVFETGKIAKQANGSVYAHYEGSAVIATVCCGKQPNEGLDYVPLSVEYNEKYYAAGKIPGGFLKREARPKDKEILVSRLIDRPMRPLFNKAFGREIQIVPTAVSSDMNNTPDIIAMNAASAAVTISDIPFGGPIAAVRISLLDGKYIVNPTFSEIEKSELDIVVAGTRDGITMVEGGAKEVSEEVMLEAIATAQPFITKLCDAQLELRALAGKEKLPIIESTVDLSWLEPVKAFAYPLIKKASFVKGKMERYAALAEVHEQVKEKFAELIAEDENRPGQLGGLFEDLEYEILRASILNEGVRTDGRKVDEIRPITCEAGLLSRTHGSALFTRGETQALAVTTLGTSSDEQMFDTIDGEKSFSSFMLHYNFPPYSVGETGRLSTGRREIGHGHLAQRALEAIIPSKDVFPYTIRVVSEIMESNGSSSMASVCGGCLSLMDAGVPVKTPVAGIAMGLITEGADYSKYVVLSDILGEEDHLGDMDFKVTGSREGITAFQMDIKIAGVTPEIMKKALEQAKKGRIHILNIMEDTLKTPREEINEYAPKILTMKVDLEKIGAVIGTGGKTIKAIASQSGAEVNIADDGTITIFGRNAAAAKLAKELVQSIVEEPEVGRIYQGTVKRIMDFGAFIEILPGKEGLCHISKLAKTRVQNVEDVLTVGQSVPVKLIEIDRQGRLNLSYIDAIEGNTK; the protein is encoded by the coding sequence ATGGAAGTTAAGAAAGTATCTGTACGGATTGGTAATTCCGATCTGGTTTTTGAAACCGGGAAAATTGCCAAACAAGCCAATGGCTCCGTTTATGCCCATTATGAAGGGAGTGCGGTTATCGCAACGGTCTGCTGTGGCAAACAACCCAATGAAGGCTTGGACTATGTACCACTCAGTGTTGAGTATAATGAAAAATATTATGCTGCAGGAAAGATCCCCGGTGGATTCCTTAAGAGGGAAGCCCGCCCCAAGGACAAGGAAATTCTCGTCAGCCGCTTGATCGACCGTCCGATGCGCCCCTTGTTCAACAAGGCCTTCGGTAGGGAAATCCAGATTGTCCCCACTGCTGTCTCCTCCGACATGAATAATACCCCTGATATCATTGCCATGAATGCAGCAAGTGCTGCAGTCACCATCAGTGATATTCCATTCGGTGGCCCTATCGCTGCTGTACGCATTTCACTCCTTGATGGCAAGTATATTGTCAATCCAACTTTCAGTGAAATTGAAAAGAGCGAACTTGATATTGTAGTTGCTGGTACCCGTGATGGGATTACCATGGTTGAAGGTGGTGCAAAAGAGGTAAGTGAAGAAGTGATGCTTGAGGCAATCGCAACTGCCCAGCCTTTCATTACCAAACTCTGTGATGCACAGCTTGAACTGCGTGCACTTGCAGGAAAAGAAAAACTCCCTATCATCGAGAGCACTGTGGACCTTTCCTGGCTTGAGCCTGTGAAAGCGTTTGCATATCCCCTGATCAAGAAAGCATCCTTTGTCAAGGGCAAGATGGAGCGATATGCTGCTCTTGCTGAGGTGCATGAACAGGTGAAGGAAAAGTTTGCTGAATTAATTGCCGAGGACGAGAACCGCCCAGGCCAGCTTGGCGGACTCTTCGAAGACCTCGAGTATGAGATTCTTCGCGCCTCCATCCTTAACGAAGGTGTTCGTACTGATGGCAGAAAGGTAGATGAAATTAGACCGATCACCTGTGAGGCTGGACTCTTGTCCAGAACCCATGGTTCAGCACTCTTCACCCGTGGAGAGACCCAGGCCTTGGCAGTGACCACGCTTGGCACCTCCAGTGATGAGCAGATGTTTGATACCATCGATGGTGAGAAATCCTTCAGTTCCTTCATGCTGCACTACAACTTCCCTCCCTACAGTGTTGGTGAAACCGGAAGGCTCTCCACCGGTAGAAGAGAGATTGGGCATGGTCACCTTGCCCAGAGAGCTCTGGAGGCTATCATCCCATCCAAGGATGTATTCCCCTATACCATCCGTGTTGTCAGTGAGATCATGGAGTCCAATGGCTCCTCATCCATGGCTTCGGTGTGTGGTGGTTGTCTTTCACTGATGGATGCTGGTGTTCCTGTAAAGACTCCTGTAGCCGGTATTGCCATGGGCTTGATCACCGAAGGTGCTGATTACTCCAAATATGTAGTACTCAGTGACATTCTCGGCGAAGAAGACCATCTTGGCGATATGGACTTCAAGGTAACTGGATCACGTGAAGGTATCACCGCTTTCCAGATGGATATCAAGATTGCCGGTGTTACCCCTGAGATCATGAAGAAGGCGCTTGAACAGGCAAAGAAGGGAAGAATCCATATCCTGAACATCATGGAAGATACCCTGAAGACTCCTCGTGAGGAGATCAATGAGTATGCTCCCAAGATCCTGACCATGAAGGTTGACCTTGAGAAGATTGGAGCTGTCATTGGAACCGGTGGTAAGACGATCAAGGCAATTGCAAGCCAGAGTGGCGCAGAAGTAAATATTGCTGATGACGGGACCATTACCATATTCGGTAGGAATGCTGCTGCAGCGAAGCTTGCCAAGGAATTGGTACAGTCCATCGTTGAGGAACCTGAGGTAGGAAGAATCTACCAGGGAACCGTAAAAAGAATCATGGACTTCGGTGCCTTTATCGAGATCTTGCCAGGCAAGGAAGGGCTCTGCCATATCTCCAAGCTTGCAAAGACTCGTGTCCAGAACGTCGAAGATGTACTCACTGTTGGTCAGTCCGTACCGGTGAAACTCATCGAGATCGATCGTCAGGGTCGGTTGAACCTGAGTTACATCGATGCAATCGAAGGCAATACCAAATAA
- the dut gene encoding dUTP diphosphatase — protein MESHSIPVKVKKLNEHALLPVYGTERSAGADLSACLEEDLLLKAGSYAKIPTGLSIQVPPGYEAQVRPRSGLAAKHGISVLNSPGTIDSDYRGEVAVLLVNHGEKDVVIHTGDRIAQMVIARCEQASFLPTMELDATERGSGGFGSTGV, from the coding sequence ATGGAGAGCCATTCGATTCCGGTAAAGGTCAAGAAGCTCAATGAGCACGCTCTCCTTCCCGTATATGGGACGGAGAGAAGTGCAGGTGCTGATCTTTCAGCCTGCCTGGAGGAGGACTTACTCCTGAAGGCAGGTTCCTATGCAAAGATTCCCACCGGATTGAGTATTCAGGTTCCTCCTGGGTATGAGGCACAGGTCAGGCCAAGAAGTGGGCTTGCTGCCAAACATGGGATCTCTGTTCTCAACAGTCCTGGTACCATCGATAGTGATTATCGTGGAGAGGTGGCTGTCCTCTTGGTCAACCATGGGGAGAAGGACGTGGTCATCCATACAGGAGACCGTATCGCACAGATGGTTATCGCACGGTGTGAACAAGCCTCCTTTTTACCGACTATGGAGCTTGATGCTACAGAACGCGGAAGTGGAGGTTTTGGTTCAACGGGAGTATAA
- a CDS encoding LptF/LptG family permease — protein sequence MKQGARFSLVYRHIGREYLLSFIVAFFFFFFIFFINQILLIAQRILLKQVDYFSVFQLVMLSIPQFLLYTFPFSSLTASSMVIGDLSGNNEILAIRSSGISLKHVFLPIILISLVFSFMTFLTADKALPWSTKKYRELYSGLMRELPTLELASNSTNTIGNKVLVNKEVVGNTVHDIVLFETSNDRTGQILSAPTAEVTLYDLNAFIYQLEMDNPLMLRNDVEGGWALSKADSARFFLNFSGQIASLASALPSQLSVRELQENIAIHRTALEEETVRHEEKLQKARLQLATLMQQASVSPERIEEAEEEVRALEEKTPINFYYQYYRAELHKKFALSAACFMLVFLTFSLSFFKVKHGRLIGFGMSMLVAVLYWYLLFFSQMQIFKFPINPGFLIWIPNVLMFFSGILIMLFARRL from the coding sequence TTGAAGCAAGGTGCACGATTCAGCTTAGTATATCGCCACATAGGAAGGGAGTACCTCCTTTCCTTTATTGTGGCGTTCTTTTTTTTCTTTTTCATCTTCTTTATCAACCAGATTCTTCTCATTGCCCAGCGGATACTCCTCAAGCAGGTTGATTATTTCTCGGTTTTCCAACTGGTAATGCTCTCTATCCCACAGTTTTTGCTCTACACTTTCCCGTTCTCCAGCCTCACTGCTTCAAGCATGGTTATCGGTGACCTCTCGGGTAACAACGAAATCCTTGCAATCCGCAGTAGTGGGATATCATTGAAACATGTGTTTCTTCCCATCATCCTCATCTCCCTGGTCTTCTCATTCATGACATTCCTTACAGCAGACAAGGCGCTTCCTTGGAGTACCAAGAAGTATCGTGAACTCTACAGCGGTCTTATGAGAGAGCTTCCTACCTTGGAACTTGCCAGCAACTCTACAAATACGATAGGCAACAAGGTCTTGGTCAACAAGGAAGTGGTTGGAAATACTGTACATGATATCGTTTTGTTTGAAACCTCCAATGATCGAACCGGTCAGATTCTCAGTGCCCCGACGGCTGAGGTAACCCTTTATGATCTGAATGCATTCATTTACCAACTTGAAATGGACAATCCCTTGATGCTCAGAAATGATGTGGAAGGTGGATGGGCTCTCTCCAAAGCGGATAGTGCGAGATTCTTTCTCAATTTCTCAGGACAGATAGCCAGTCTTGCCTCAGCCCTTCCTTCTCAGTTGTCAGTCAGGGAACTACAGGAAAACATTGCCATACATCGAACTGCCCTTGAAGAGGAAACAGTTCGCCATGAAGAAAAGCTTCAAAAAGCTCGGTTGCAGCTTGCCACACTGATGCAACAAGCATCTGTTTCCCCTGAGAGGATTGAGGAAGCTGAAGAGGAAGTAAGAGCGCTTGAGGAGAAAACCCCTATTAATTTTTACTACCAGTACTATAGGGCGGAACTCCATAAGAAATTTGCACTCAGTGCTGCTTGTTTCATGTTGGTTTTTCTCACCTTCTCACTCTCTTTCTTCAAGGTAAAGCATGGCCGGCTTATCGGATTTGGTATGTCCATGCTGGTAGCAGTACTCTACTGGTATCTTCTCTTCTTCTCACAAATGCAGATTTTCAAGTTCCCCATAAACCCAGGATTCCTGATCTGGATACCCAACGTATTGATGTTCTTTAGCGGCATCCTGATCATGTTGTTTGCGAGGCGTCTATGA
- a CDS encoding LptF/LptG family permease: protein MKLHDRYVARSITVVALLALVLCTLMLLSVDLFSNLDGYLTNEVEPFTILTLTLLYTPQAVLFALGPSLLFSATYFLSQLQANNEYICLLGSGLSYRRIITPILVLGILFSLLEFGFGEYVFIPAERTREMKQDELFGLRSTYDNRNITLRDPDGNYVVHAKQYSDEQNRLAQVLLVLLDDAGAMKARVDAAWAFWEEERETWRMERVRFQQIDGDGLVVESREVGELQLDEFTLAPSYFRNLSNDITTMELATAVDYLRRMHVLDPSRYPELATDFTKRLLEHLNPLILLFIACTISYRYKKNVLLFSIITSLSIAVIYFVVQMVTIIMAKQGVIAPIWGMAIPMIVIVCIALAERAVLR from the coding sequence ATGAAGCTGCATGACCGCTATGTTGCCCGTTCAATTACTGTTGTCGCTTTACTCGCCTTGGTATTATGTACCCTTATGCTGCTTAGTGTTGACTTATTCAGCAATCTTGATGGGTATCTCACGAACGAGGTAGAACCATTTACCATCCTGACTTTGACCTTGTTGTATACTCCCCAAGCTGTACTCTTTGCACTTGGACCCTCCCTCTTATTCTCAGCCACATATTTCCTCTCACAATTGCAGGCCAATAATGAGTATATCTGCTTGCTGGGAAGTGGGCTGAGTTATCGCAGGATTATCACCCCCATCCTCGTGCTTGGAATTCTGTTCAGCCTTCTGGAGTTTGGTTTTGGAGAGTATGTCTTCATACCAGCTGAGAGAACACGTGAGATGAAACAAGATGAGCTGTTCGGATTACGCAGTACCTATGACAATAGAAATATTACATTGCGTGACCCAGATGGCAATTATGTAGTACATGCAAAACAGTATAGTGATGAACAGAACCGATTGGCCCAGGTGCTTTTGGTCCTGCTTGATGATGCAGGGGCAATGAAGGCAAGGGTTGACGCAGCCTGGGCATTTTGGGAAGAGGAGAGAGAAACGTGGAGGATGGAGCGTGTCAGATTCCAACAGATTGATGGAGATGGTTTGGTCGTTGAGTCAAGAGAAGTAGGGGAGCTGCAACTTGATGAGTTCACTCTTGCCCCTTCCTATTTCAGGAATCTGAGCAATGACATCACCACCATGGAGCTTGCAACAGCGGTTGATTACCTGAGACGCATGCACGTGCTCGATCCATCCCGATATCCTGAGCTTGCCACCGATTTCACCAAGCGATTGCTTGAGCACCTCAATCCACTTATCCTGTTGTTCATTGCCTGCACCATCAGCTACCGGTATAAGAAGAACGTTCTGCTTTTCAGCATCATTACCAGCCTCTCTATTGCCGTGATATACTTTGTGGTACAGATGGTCACCATCATCATGGCAAAACAGGGTGTTATCGCTCCCATTTGGGGTATGGCAATCCCGATGATTGTGATAGTATGCATAGCACTGGCAGAAAGAGCTGTATTACGTTAG
- the tgt gene encoding tRNA guanosine(34) transglycosylase Tgt — MAIFRTIHQDTSSNARLGILSLGHGEVETPVFMPVGTKGTVKAMFHEDVKKIGYKLILGNTYHLYLKPGLEVLSQFGGLHNFSHWDGNLLTDSGGFQVFSLSGLRKIGDKGVTFQSHIDGSKHIFTPENVVDTQKVIGSDIAMCLDVCTPPDINHRAATEAMNITHAWAKRAIEHRKMLGAEFKGNLFGIVQGNFYEDLRKQSAEFFNEMDFPGIAIGGLSVGESREQFSHYLGYTAELVTKEKPRYVMGIGSPDYILEAVENGIDMFDCVLATRMARNGGIFTDDGVITLKKTIHKFDHGPLEEGCTCRACTQYSRAYMHHLIKTGEMLGGMLATEHNLTYFYRLMERVRQAIRENRFASFKREYLARFYAK; from the coding sequence ATGGCAATATTTCGAACTATCCATCAGGATACCAGCAGCAATGCTCGCTTGGGTATCCTTTCACTTGGCCACGGAGAAGTGGAGACACCGGTATTCATGCCTGTAGGCACCAAGGGAACAGTGAAAGCAATGTTCCACGAGGATGTCAAGAAAATCGGATACAAGCTTATCCTTGGCAACACCTACCACCTTTATCTCAAACCAGGACTAGAGGTGCTATCCCAGTTTGGTGGACTACATAATTTCTCACACTGGGATGGTAATTTGCTCACCGATAGTGGCGGTTTCCAAGTATTCAGCCTCTCAGGACTCAGAAAAATTGGAGACAAGGGCGTAACCTTCCAAAGCCATATAGACGGTTCTAAACATATTTTCACACCAGAGAATGTAGTGGATACACAGAAAGTAATCGGTAGTGACATTGCCATGTGCCTTGATGTATGCACTCCTCCAGATATCAATCACCGAGCCGCCACTGAAGCGATGAATATCACCCATGCTTGGGCTAAACGTGCTATTGAACATCGCAAGATGCTGGGAGCTGAATTCAAGGGCAACCTATTTGGCATAGTCCAGGGCAACTTCTATGAGGACCTGCGCAAGCAGAGTGCTGAATTCTTCAATGAGATGGATTTCCCTGGGATTGCCATCGGTGGGCTCTCGGTAGGTGAGAGTAGAGAACAGTTCTCCCACTATCTTGGGTATACTGCTGAATTGGTAACCAAGGAGAAACCAAGATACGTCATGGGTATTGGCAGCCCAGACTATATCCTGGAAGCAGTGGAAAACGGTATTGATATGTTCGATTGCGTCCTTGCAACTCGTATGGCACGCAATGGTGGCATTTTTACCGATGACGGTGTCATTACACTCAAGAAGACAATCCATAAATTCGATCATGGCCCACTTGAAGAGGGCTGTACCTGCAGGGCATGTACACAGTATAGCCGAGCGTACATGCATCATCTTATCAAGACCGGCGAGATGCTTGGAGGCATGCTGGCTACGGAACACAACCTAACCTACTTCTACCGACTGATGGAACGTGTCCGTCAGGCTATCAGGGAAAATCGATTTGCTTCCTTTAAAAGGGAATACCTTGCAAGATTCTACGCAAAGTAG
- the murJ gene encoding murein biosynthesis integral membrane protein MurJ, with the protein MQDSTQSSKTAKSSFAIMICTIASRLLGIVKARVLSSVFGASGVADVINFTFNIPNNFRKLFAEGAVNSALIPAFSSLLGLGKKRSSLHLFSLLCTYQIILLIPLVLLSYFFGEEFISLISDFDSAQVALGSKLLPFFMVYLAAISMAAIFNGVLQSHHNFLHAYLSPLLFSLSVIFGVQYLTPYLGAMSMAWATLAGGLLQGSYSYLMLRRYGYRLKPAIRQADTPLKPVIGAWSLVVLGMGMQVVTQLVTYHFASTLSEGSVTAFANATIFYQTPYGVFFNAISAVSLPLLSRSYALGQRQEMQKHTRLSIIQLTSLLLPSGIILFFLSQESVSVVLQTGNYTLADAQLTALALRPFLLFMVTTSWYAMLLRLGYSANRYALMTKITFFQNIVDILLMWVFISLGWGIISLALANGLSYVTLLGFLSFKLRDLYNPIKDTRLKRGLLRTVAANIPILGYCLLYASFGTTWYQSGSNLRNLLILSLVALGSLVVWLISYALLKVELLSLFRSKKQGSDL; encoded by the coding sequence TTGCAAGATTCTACGCAAAGTAGCAAGACAGCCAAAAGCAGTTTTGCCATCATGATCTGCACGATTGCAAGCAGACTGCTCGGGATTGTGAAAGCTCGTGTACTCTCCTCGGTCTTTGGAGCGAGTGGGGTGGCAGATGTGATCAACTTCACATTCAACATCCCCAACAATTTCCGAAAACTCTTTGCTGAAGGGGCCGTCAACTCTGCACTCATTCCTGCTTTCTCCAGCCTACTTGGATTAGGGAAGAAGCGGAGCTCTCTTCATCTCTTCAGCTTGCTTTGCACCTACCAGATCATTCTTCTTATTCCCTTGGTATTGCTCTCCTATTTCTTTGGTGAAGAGTTCATTTCCCTTATCAGTGACTTTGACAGTGCCCAGGTTGCCTTGGGCTCAAAACTACTTCCTTTCTTTATGGTCTATCTGGCAGCAATCAGCATGGCGGCAATCTTCAATGGGGTATTGCAATCTCATCACAACTTCCTCCATGCCTATCTTTCCCCGTTGCTTTTCTCGCTCTCAGTTATTTTTGGGGTACAGTATCTCACTCCTTACCTTGGGGCGATGAGTATGGCTTGGGCTACATTGGCAGGAGGATTGCTGCAAGGTTCCTACTCCTACCTTATGCTCAGACGCTACGGCTACCGATTGAAACCAGCAATAAGACAGGCAGATACCCCCTTGAAACCAGTCATTGGGGCATGGTCCTTGGTTGTGCTCGGCATGGGAATGCAGGTTGTCACGCAGTTGGTGACCTATCACTTTGCCTCCACCTTGAGCGAAGGAAGTGTAACAGCCTTCGCAAATGCAACGATCTTTTACCAGACGCCTTACGGAGTCTTCTTCAATGCAATCAGTGCAGTAAGCCTGCCCTTGCTTAGTCGCTCCTATGCTCTGGGGCAGAGGCAAGAGATGCAAAAACATACTCGTCTGAGCATTATTCAACTAACCAGTCTCCTGCTTCCCAGTGGAATTATTCTCTTCTTCCTTAGCCAGGAGAGTGTCAGTGTGGTGTTGCAGACCGGTAATTACACGCTTGCTGATGCCCAACTGACCGCATTGGCTCTTCGACCCTTCCTGTTGTTCATGGTAACCACCAGCTGGTATGCAATGCTGCTTCGTCTGGGCTATAGTGCAAACCGCTATGCACTGATGACCAAGATTACCTTTTTTCAGAACATAGTGGACATCCTTCTCATGTGGGTCTTCATCTCGCTGGGGTGGGGGATCATATCACTTGCTCTTGCCAATGGATTAAGCTATGTAACGCTATTGGGATTCTTGTCATTCAAGCTGAGAGATCTCTACAATCCGATAAAAGATACACGACTGAAACGAGGATTGCTGCGTACTGTAGCCGCAAATATACCGATTCTTGGGTACTGCTTGCTTTATGCTTCATTCGGTACGACTTGGTATCAGAGTGGATCAAACCTGAGAAACCTCTTGATACTCTCTCTGGTAGCCCTTGGATCGCTCGTGGTATGGCTCATCTCCTATGCATTGCTGAAGGTGGAACTACTCTCGCTCTTCCGTTCCAAGAAGCAAGGCAGCGACCTGTAA